One window of the Canis aureus isolate CA01 chromosome 17, VMU_Caureus_v.1.0, whole genome shotgun sequence genome contains the following:
- the LOC144288144 gene encoding uncharacterized protein LOC144288144 gives MGTSQSKFDSKTPLGCLLANLRTLELDQDLRRRRLIHYCTVAWPQYRLNNQAQWPPEGTFDYQILTDLDNLCRRQGKWSEVPYVQAFWTLRSRPELCSSCSTFQVLLARSPPPTLPHSTSRDSNLAPPSPLVEPPEDLSRPPVRAPHLSPPPYQPAPQQPVSPTPSSISETPGPGPASSIPSPTVPLLPAPEPQPPSSPLPSPPISARTRSKNSSPDLVCPLREVAGAEGVVRVHAPFSLQDLSQIEKRLGSFSANPDNYIKEFQYLAQAYDLTWHDLHVIQTTTLTTEERERIQAAARGHADQVHLTDATMAVGAQAVPAVEPGWDYQDGQDGRRRRDHMVRCLIAGMRAASNKAVNYDKFREIIQAPDENPAIFLNRLTEALIQYTRLDPACPAGATVLATHFISQSAPDIRKKLKKVEEGPQTPISDLVRMAFKVFNSREEAAELKRQARLQQKVQLQTQALVAALRPRLQEPAERGTHPHPSGGLLQMRD, from the coding sequence ATGGGAACCTCCCAGTCCAAATTCGATTCCAAAACGCCTTTAGGATGCCTACTGGCTAATCTCCGAACTCTGGAGTTAGACCAGGACTTACGAAGGCGACGCCTTATCCATTACTGTACCGTCGCTTGGCCTCAATATCGGCTGAATAACCAAGCGCAATGGCCACCTGAAGGCACTTTTGATTATCAGATACTTACGGACCTTGATAATCTCTGTAGACGCCAAGGCAAATGGTCTGAGGTGCCCTATGTCCAGGCTTTCTGGACCCTGCGCTCCAGACCAGAACTCTGCTCTAGCTGCTCAACCTTTCAGGTACTCCTAGCCCGCTCTCCCCCGCCGACTCTTCCCCACTCCACCTCTAGAGACTCCAACTtggcccctccatcccccctcgTGGAGCCTCCTGAAGATCTCTCCAGGCCCCCTGTAAGGGCCCCAcacctgtctcctcctccctaccAACCCGCTCCCCAACAACCTGTGTCCCCGACTCCTTCCTCAATCTCCGaaactccaggcccaggcccagcctcgaGCATACCCTCTCCAACCgttcctctcctcccagccccagaaCCTCAACCACCTTCcagccccctcccttctcctcctatcTCTGCCCGTACCAGATCCAAAAACTCTTCCCCGGACCTGGTCTGCCCCTTGAGGGAGGTTGCAGGGGCTGAAGGGGTTGTCCGAGTCCATGCGCCCTTTTCTCTACAAGACCTATCCCAAATAGAAAAACGCTTAGGTTCCTTTTCGGCCAATCCGGACAACTACATCAAGGAATTCCAATACTTGGCGCAGGCCTATGACCTAACCTGGCATGACTTACATGTCATCCAGACCACCACCCTCACCACTGAGGAGAGGGAACGTATCCAGGCTGCTGCCCGGGGACACGCTGATCAGGTCCACCTTACCGACGCCACAATGGCGGTCGGTGCTCAGGCAGTCCCCGCCGTAGAGCCAGGCTGGGATTACCAAGACGGCCAAGATGGCCGCCGGCGCCGCGACCACATGGTCCGATGTCTCATCGCTGGCATGCGGGCGGCCTCCAATAAGGCCGTAAATTATGACAAGTTCAGAGAAATCATACAGGCCCCTGACGAAAACCCGGCTATATTTCTTAACCGGCTGACCGAGGCATTAATTCAGTACACTCGCTTGGACCCGGCCTGTCCCGCGGGGGCCACGGTTCTAGCCACACATTTTATCTCTCAGTCAGCCCCAGATATccgcaaaaaattaaagaaagtcgAGGAAGGCCCTCAGACCCCCATCTCTGACCTAGTGAGAATGGCATTTAAGGTCTTTAACTCCCGTGAGGAAGCCGCAGAGCTGAAGCGACAGGCCAGACTCCAGCAGAAGGTTCAGCTACAAACCCAGGCCTTGGTAGCAGCCCTGCGGCCGCGGCTCCAGGAGCCAGCAGAGAGGGGGACCCACCCGCACCCCTCCGGGGGCCTGCTTCAAATGCGGGACTGA